One genomic region from Magallana gigas chromosome 3, xbMagGiga1.1, whole genome shotgun sequence encodes:
- the LOC105324824 gene encoding uncharacterized protein, with protein MQQQDIVITLSVCAVIMTTVLFEHRMQQVEETCARAHSYNNNGSQRAGKSEEMIGGERVDAEDADERSERTEATMRRHKSNDLMEEELNQLSARKAVAFSVTIGHSLTNNETVSEIVIYDIVEINIGEGYDPTTGIFRVPESGAYAFQWTSVTIPGKWFETELNINGHQKRLNSCNNKGETASSNLSCTSMVITEVKEGDIVWIAKFGQDGDYLMEMYSSFSGWKIGELSKE; from the exons ATGCAGCAACAAGACATTGTCATCACCCTGTCTGTGTGTGCGGTGATTATGACCACTGTGCTCTTTGAGCATCGAATGCAGCAAGTGGAGGAGACATGTGCACGGGCACACTCATACAATAATAATGGCAGTCAAAGAGCGGGAAAATCTGAGGAGATGATTGGTGGAGAGCGAGTTGACGCAGAAGACGCAGATGAGAGGAGTGAGAGAACAGAGGCAACAATGAGGCGACACAAGTCTAACGATCTAATGGAAGAAG AACTGAATCAACTATCGGCTAGGAAGGCGGTGGCGTTTTCAGTGACAATTGGACACTCGTTAACAAACAACGAAACGGTGTCCGAGATCGTCATCTACGACATCGTGGAAATCAACATCGGCGAAGGTTACGACCCCACGACCGGGATATTTAGGGTCCCGGAATCAGGGGCGTACGCATTCCAGTGGACTAGTGTGACCATTCCGGGGAAATGGTTCGAGACAGAGTTGAACATTAATGGCCACCAGAAGAGGTTAAACAGTTGCAATAACAAGGGAGAGACTGCGTCCTCCAACCTGTCGTGTACCTCGATGGTCATAACCGAGGTCAAAGAAGGGGATATTGTGTGGATAGCCAAGTTCGGACAAGATGGCGATTATCTAATGGAGATGTATTCATCATTTTCGGGATGGAAAATTGGGGAGTTGTCGAAAGAATGA
- the LOC136273819 gene encoding uncharacterized protein codes for MGKKLNRGFKTKEQTSRLVKISASLAARQNCIKEDKEREGGLSFAVVANDHTYNRSTNSERDTDVPIEEATQRFSDTHNWREGRRIVELDILAQGLSGCKKCGVPLQLSHAIDIKTCGLSALLKVPCYNTNCNYINCVPTGKRHNGIWDANSKLATAMVHSGIGGRQVNSFLSALNIPPVSNTLLSKREKEMGSAMECVAQASVMENLSEEVKLSKIDENTDGLTVSVDGAWQKRGSGRSFDSLSGHCSMIGAKTGKVVGYNVRSKFCKTCDNSAKKGKTPNKHDCRMNWSGSAKAMEQDMVVEMMKTCKEKGAVVETIIADDDTTTIARIKQNVNPSIKKKSDKNHVKKNIGNALYSLRNKHKKLQNPKVFKYLQKCLDYMLAQNQGNSDGIENGLEAISRHPFGDHSFCQSSWCHHIDNPSRKYSSFPYGKPLRDIPLQTALGDLMHSYKSQSQKLSSMGSTQANESFNKTVASKAPKTQFYSGSASLNRRIASAVAQKNDGQSYLLKVYRELGLSPGCHTRRLALLRDMQARKRKAICSTWKYKLRRIQLKNRRVKSNAVKELREGDSYGSSVELMIHQDINEIPSPRVPPKDVGIKSASIPVYFDLETTGLGRNSHITQMAAVCGENQWQCFVKPKVPISTSASDVTGIMMRGSQMFHRGKPVHSSNLSSALESFVEFISRQGKCAILSGHNIKSYDCHVLFNALEAVGKMDTFKDHVTGFVDTKLLFRSQFPGLPSYSQQALVSSFLHCDYAAHDALQDVVFLQRLVRLVNFDEHNRLKASFSLPCATFSHESLRVTAHNLPSLQGLVNEKIITKCMGRKIAASDLNYAALKLAFSRGEEEGIRQVLSEECGSRPRVTKSSKVIHSIAEHFRSTFLSES; via the exons ATGGGTAAAAAATTGAATAGgggatttaaaacaaaagaacagACATCAAGATTGGTTAAAATTTCGGCAAGTTTGGCAGCCCGGCAGAATTGCATCAAGGAAGACAAAGAAAGGGAGGGGGGATTGAGTTTTGCCGTTGTAGCAAATGATCACACATACAATAGATCAACAAACAGCGAACGTGATACAGACGTCCCGATTGAAGAGGCTACACAACGATTTAGTGATACACACAATTGGAGAGAAGGGCGAAGAATAGTAGAGCTAGATATATTAGCTCAGGGCTTATCGGGTTGTAAAAAATGTGGAGTCCCACTTCAACTTTCCCATGCAATTGACATCAAGACATGTGGCCTTTCTGCACTTCTGAAA GTTCCCTGTTacaatacaaattgtaattACATCAATTGTGTACCCACTGGGAAGAGGCATAATGGCATATGGGATGCAAATTCAAAGCTTGCAACAG CAATGGTTCACAGTGGAATTGGTGGAAGGCAAGTTAATAGCTTCTTGTCAGCCCTTAATATCCCACCAGTCAGCAATACCCTCCTTTCCAAAAGAGAGAAGGAGATGGGAAGTGCAATGGAATGTGTTGCCCAAGCCAGTGTTATGGAAAATTTATCAGAAGAAGTGAAATTGTCtaaaat agATGAAAATACTGATGGGCTAACTGTAAGTGTTGATGGTGCATGGCAGAAGAGGGGAAGTGGCAGATCATTTGACAGTCTTTCAG GTCACTGCTCAATGATTGGGGCCAAAACAGGAAAAGTTGTTGGATATAATGTGCGCAGCAAGTTCTGCAAGACCTGTGATAATTCGGCAAAGAAAGGAAAAACACCAAATAAGCATGACTGTCGGATGAACTGGAGTGGAAGTGCTAAGGCCATGGAGCAGGATATGGTGGTTGAGATGATGAAAACATGTAAAGAAAAAGGAGCCGTGGTAGAGACAATCATTGCAGATGATGATACAACAACAATTGccagaataaaacaaaatgttaatccATCCATAAAGAAAAAGTCTGATAAAAACCacgtaaagaaaaatattggcAATGCCTTGTACTCCTTGCGAAACAAGCACAAGAAGTTGCAAAATCCAAAGGTTTTCAAGTATTTGCAGAAGTGTTTGGACTACATGCTGGCTCAGAACCAAGGAAATTCAGATGGTATAGAGAATGGGTTAGAAGCAATCAGTAGACATCCTTTTGGGGACCACTCATTTTGCCAGTCTTCATGGTGCCATCATATAGATAACCCCAGCAGAAAATACTCTTCATTTCCTTATGGAAAACCTCTTCGAGATATTCCCCTCCAGACAGCTCTTGGAGATCTGATGCATAGCTACAAATCCCAGAGTCAAAAGCTTTCTTCAATGGGTAGCACTCAAGCCAATGAGAGCTTCAACAAAACAGTTGCATCAAAAGCTCCTAAAACACAGTTTTACAGTGGATCAGCCAGCTTGAACAGGAGGATTGCATCTGCTGTTGCACAAAAGAATGATGGACAAAGTTACCTACTGAAG GTGTACAGAGAACTTGGACTCTCTCCTGGGTGCCATACACGAAGACTTGCCTTACTGCGTGACATGCAGGCCAGGAAGAGAAAGGCGATATGTTCAACATGGAAATATAAACTGAGGAGAATTCAGCTCAAGAACAGGAG aGTCAAGTCAAATGCAGTGAAAGAACTGAGAGAGGGAGACAGCTATGGCAGTTCTGTTGAGCTCATGATTCATCAGGACATAAACGAGATTCCTTCCCCGAGAGTTCCACCAAAGGATGTTGGGATAAAGTCAGCTTCAATACCTGTATACTTTGATTTAGAAACCACTGGATTAG GTCGTAATTCCCACATTACCCAGATGGCTGCTGTATGCGGAGAAAATCAGTGGCAGTGTTTTGTCAAGCCAAAAGTTCCCATTTCTACCTCAGCATCTGATGTGACAGGCATAATGATGAGAGGCAGTCAGATGTTCCACAGAGGCAAACCTGTCCATTCCAGCAATCTGTCCTCTGCTTTAGAGTCCTTTGTTGAATTTATTTCTAGACAAGGAAAATGTGCCATCCTTTCTGGACATAACATCAAGTCTTATGACTGCCATGTTTTATTTAACGCCTTAGAAGCAGTTGGGAAGATGGATACTTTTAAAGATCATGTTACTGGATTTGTCGATACCAAGCTTTTGTTTAGGTCACAATTCCCAGGGTTGCCATCTTATTCCCAACAGGCTCTAGTTTCATCGTTCCTTCACTGTGACTACGCGGCTCATGACGCATTACAAGACGTCGTGTTCCTTCAAAGACTTGTACGGTTAGTTAATTTTGATGAACATAATAGACTGAAGGCGTCTTTCTCTCTGCCATGTGCAACTTTTTCACATGAGAGCTTAAGAGTAACAGCCCACAACCTACCATCTCTTCAAGGActtgtcaatgaaaaaataattactaaGTGCATGGGTAGAAAAATTGCCGCCAGTGACTTGAACTATGCAGCTCTAAAGCTTGCATTTAGTAGGGGAGAGGAAGAGGGCATACGACAGGTTTTATCAGAAGAATGTGGAAGCAGACCAAGAGTGACTAAGTCATCAAAAGTCATACACTCCATAGCTGAACATTTTAGAAGTACATTTCTAAGTGAAAGTTAA